The Castor canadensis chromosome X, mCasCan1.hap1v2, whole genome shotgun sequence genome includes a region encoding these proteins:
- the LOC141419900 gene encoding uncharacterized protein isoform X5, with protein MQMKLEARRHTESFQNMGVSLCTQMRSPCLSLLSSLGCWCAAPFSRDWQFSSKVNETDTFGPREDDEIQFDDVGDDDEDIDDI; from the exons ATGCAAATGAAGCTAGAAGCCAGAAGGCATACGGAGAGCTTCCAGAACATG GGGGTTTCACTATGTACCCAGAtgagatccccctgcctcagtctcctgagtagcttgggttGCTGGTGTGCTGCACCATTCTCAAGAGACTGGCAGTTTTCAT CTAAAGTCAATGAAACGGACACATTTGGTCCCAGAGAGGATGATGAAATCCAGTTTGATGATGTCGGAGATGATGATGAAGACATTGATGAT ATCTAA